Proteins encoded in a region of the Labeo rohita strain BAU-BD-2019 chromosome 22, IGBB_LRoh.1.0, whole genome shotgun sequence genome:
- the fam163ab gene encoding protein FAM163A: MTAGTVVITGGILATVILLCIIVVLCYCRLQYYCCKKNGSDPDAVCPQPQFACNACSTSRVDGAASTPLSLSPELTPPKSFCPTCSPYSSPFYISAMEETRNGAERITYMPAHYDSPSLSLTRPSIHSASLSSRSRPDLYSNTRAISTDV; this comes from the exons ATGACAGCTGGAACTGTGGTCATAACCGGAGGAATTCTCGCGACAGTGATTCTCCTGTGTATCATTGTCGTGCTCTGTTACTGTCGACTTCAG TATTATTGCTGTAAGAAAAATGGATCCGATCCAGATGCTGTTTGCCCACAACCCCAGTTTGCCTGTAACGCATGCAGCACGTCCAGGGTGGACGGGGCCGCTTCCACCCCACTCTCCCTGTCGCCAGAGCTCACGCCCCCGAAGAGCTTCTGCCCCACCTGCTCCCCATACAGCTCTCCATTCTACATCAGCGCCATGGAGGAAACGCGGAACGGGGCCGAGCGGATCACGTACATGCCGGCGCACTATGACAGCCCGTCCCTGTCTCTCACCCGTCCCTCAATACACAGCGCGTCTCTGAGCTCTCGAAGCCGACCAGACCTCTACTCCAACACACGTGCCATAAGCACTGACGTCTGA